The Gemmatimonadota bacterium genome has a segment encoding these proteins:
- a CDS encoding sigma-70 family RNA polymerase sigma factor — translation MTPSDAILMQRIVARDQEAFAILFARYQAQVTENLRWITRDPVAADDLTQEVFLRVWNRAYQWSGQGSFRGWLFRIARNLSLNQLRSQNRRREQPLEMPSLYDEEDEEQPVPGWMIDRAALGPDVQLEHAEQRRILQALIDALPEEKREIFQMVYEDEVTLREVAEQLAIPEGTVKSRLFHARKQLAEAWGRRYGRG, via the coding sequence TTGACACCATCGGACGCGATTTTGATGCAGCGGATTGTGGCGCGGGATCAAGAGGCTTTTGCGATTCTGTTTGCGCGCTATCAGGCACAGGTGACCGAGAATCTGCGCTGGATAACGCGTGATCCGGTCGCAGCAGATGATTTGACACAGGAGGTTTTTCTCAGGGTTTGGAATCGGGCCTATCAATGGTCGGGGCAAGGGTCTTTTCGGGGATGGTTGTTTCGGATTGCGAGAAATTTGTCGCTGAATCAATTGCGAAGCCAAAATCGCCGCCGCGAACAGCCACTGGAAATGCCTTCGCTTTACGATGAGGAGGACGAAGAGCAACCCGTTCCTGGGTGGATGATCGATCGGGCTGCGCTGGGACCCGATGTGCAGTTAGAACACGCTGAACAGCGGCGCATTTTGCAGGCTTTGATTGATGCGTTGCCAGAGGAAAAACGCGAGATATTTCAGATGGTGTACGAAGATGAGGTGACGCTTCGAGAAGTTGCTGAACAGCTGGCGATTCCAGAAGGTACAGTGAAATCGCGGCTGTTCCACGCGCGCAAGCAACTCGCAGAGGCATGGGGGCGGAGGTATGGAAGGGGATAA